Part of the Sulfuricurvum kujiense DSM 16994 genome, AAGTTCAATCCCCTCGGGCGTAACGTAACGGTTGGAAGCCAATCTGTCCAACCCGTTGGCATACCCCAGATCATAGGTGCTGATCACCTCATCGCTCTGCGCTTCATAGATTCCGTTATAACCGACACGTTCTCCCGCCTTTAGAACACGGGTCGCTATTTTATCGCCCCACAGCGAAAGGACACTTTGCAGCTCAGGCTGTTCGAGGGTTTTATCCATTTCAAGACAGCCGTACAGCGCAATCCCGACTCGAACCATATCATCGCTGCATTCCGCTGAACGAAAAGCTCCGGCTGAGTTAGAGATATGAAACCGTAGACTCCACCCGTATTTTTTGGCTAAAGCCGAAGCTCTAATTTTTGTCGCATCAAAGATTTTGCGTTGCCAAAACCACTCCGAACTTAGTGTATCGGCAGCTCTAAAATGGCTCATGAGCCCGACACATATGAGTCCTCTTTGCGCTATTTTTTCAAACGCTTCTTCAAGCTGTTCGGGAAAGACTCCGTTACGGTGCATCCCCGTATCAATTTTAAGTTCGACACGTGCTCCGCTCGGATACTGTGCTATTTCTTCGAGCGAATTGATCGCATAACTAAAGTGCGGATGCACCTGTGTCGGCTTTTGTCCCAATATCAATACATTATCAAAATATCTGACAATCTCTTCGGCTTCACGTTCCAATCGGACCACTGCCTGCTTTACACCGTACTCCGATGCCGTCTGAGCGATTAATACCGCACCGTGACCGTACGCGTTATCTTTTAAAACAACCGCAATTTTATCTTTTCCACCGACTTGGTGTGCGATAATGTCAAGATTATGAATCAATGCCTTACGGCTAAGCTTTATTGTTCCCATACTGATATTATATTCCAAGGTAAGTTAATGCGTTATTTCCCCGCCGAATTTGAACCTCAAAGTTTTGTACAGCTCATTTTTCCCCATCCGCAAAGCGATTGGGCACCCTATCTCGAAGAAGCGAGAGCGTGTTTTGTCAACATAGCCACTGCCGTTGCCCGTTATCAGCCTTGTCTTATCGTATGCGATGACGTTGATCTGGTCAAAGGGTACTTTTCATCTCATGAGAATCTAATCTTTGTCCCATACCAAACCAACGACACCTGGGCACGCGACTGCAGTGTCCTCAGTGTTATCGACGAAGATGAAGGCGAACCGCTTCTGCTTGATTTCACCTTTACCGGATGGGGAGGAAAATTTGACGCATCCCGTGATAATGAGATGAGTTCATCCATCTCCCATGTCTACGGTGCGCCAATGGAAAAAATAGACCTTATACTTGAGGGGGGAGGCGTAGAAACCAATGCAAACGGTTCATTGCTCACCACCGCAGAGTGTCTGCTTAATCCCAACCGAAATCCCCATTTGGATAAAAAAGGGATGGAAAACGAGCTCAAAAAACATTTCGGCGTAGAGCAGATTCTATGGCTCAATCACGGCTATTTGGCAGGAGACGATACCGACAGCCATATCGATACGCTAGCCCGTTTTATCGATACCGATACGATCATGTACGTCAAATGCGATGATAAAAACGATGAACATTACGAGGCGCTCAAAAAAATGGAAGAGGAGTTGAAAGTATTGCGCGATATCGACGGAGAACCGTTTAATCTTATCGCACTGCCGATGTGTTCACCGGTATTTTATGATGATGAGCGGCTGCCGGCAACGTATGCCAATTTCTTGATTATCAACGATGCCGTATTGCTCCCCGTCTATAACGATCCGCATGATGCCGAAGCGATTGCGATCTGCCGCGAAGCGTTCAAAGGACGCGATATTATCCCTATCGACTGCTCCGTATTAATTCGCCAGCACGGTTCGCTCCACTGCGTTACGATGCAGTTCCCCGAAGATATATCTTTGAGAATTGATTAAATTCTGCCCGAAGGATCATACCTTTGGCGTATCCGAATCAACGGAATAAAAGGGAAAAACCGGAATAGAGAAAATAGCCCGATGCCGCAAAAAGAATAATGGTTAAGAGTATTTGTTTTTTATTCATGCATGAAAGTGTAACATAAAAAGCAAATACCGCAATTAACATGATTTAGGGCATCGACTTAACACTAATGTAACACTTTTTTTCTATTATCTCTTCATATTTATCTTAAGGATTAAGAAGTATGAAGAAAATTACTCTCCTCTCTTTAGCCGCGATTGCTGCGCTGGCTACAGAACCTGTCACGATTCAAAAAATCACCGTCGAAGCCCAAGCGCCTAAAGCTGACGGAAAAAATGTAGCTGCCGATGAAATGGTCAAATTCTCGCGTCAGTCTGATCTGGGCGAAATGCTCTCCAATACTCTCCCGGAAGTTAATCTTGTTCGTAACAGCGGTGTAGGTAACGATATCATCGTCCGCGGATTTCGTAAAGATAACATCAATGTTACTATCGATGATGCCAAAGTATGCGGGGCCTGCCCGAATCGTATGGACCCTCCCGCTATGCACGTATCATCAAGTCAAATCGCTAATGTCGAAGTACAAGAGGGTCCGTTTGACGTAACCCAATTCGGAAGTCTCGGCGGCAGAATCAATGTTGTTACCAAAGATCCGGCAAAAGGGATTCACGGTGAAATATCGGCAACAGCAGGCAGCTATGATTACCGCAAGCTTTCAACCGTGCTCGAGGGAGGAAACGACTCCGTTCAGGCACTTGTGGGTTTCAGCCGCGAAACATCGGGACAATACAAAGACGGTAACGGCCGTACCCTTACAGAGCAAACCGATCTTTTGGCGACAATGGCAGCACAAAAATACGCTGATGCCTATAAAGATATGGATGCATACGATCGTAACAGTTTTTGGACAAAAATCGTAGGCAATATCGGAAGCAATCAAAAACTCACCCTGAGCTATTTTGGCGACCGTGCCGATGATGTTTTATATCCTCGGTACAAAATGGATGCCCAAAAAGACGATACCGATATGTTCAACGTTAAATACCAGTTGTTTAACCTGTCTGATTTCTCGGATGAACTGAAAATCGAAGGCTACCGTTCAAAAGTTGAACACGTCATGGGAACCGATTTCAGAAAAGGTGCTACAACCCCGGCTGCAACCATGGTAGCACCTGTTGATGCTACAATCAAAGGGGCTTCGATTGAAAATACACTAACGTTGGCCGGAACAAAAGTATCTGTAGGAGTAGACGGCAGTGTACGCAATTGGGACGGAACAAAAGGGTCAAAAATGAACCCTTCAAGATTTATCCTCCTTCCGGATGTCGATACCAAAAATATTGCGCTATACGCTAAAGCTTCAAAATCAATCGGGAAATACGATTTGAGCGCGGGGGCACGTTATGACGATACGACGATCGACCCAAAACAGTCTCTGGCCTCCCACGATGCCGTCAATGCTGCTTATCTTAACGGAATTGAAGACCGCGACTATAATAATGTCAGTGCAAATATTTTGGCCAAATACCACTACACAAACAATACCAATGTTTTTATGGGCCTCGGTCAATCCATACGAGTTCCTGATGCTAAAGAGCTTTATTGGGTTACGGTCAATACGACAGGAACCGCAAATATCAACTCTGCCATCAACGGAGGTAATGACAATCTCAAAGCTACCAAAAACCGTGAGATTGATCTTGGGGCCGAACATACTGCCGGTAACTTCCATGTAAAAGGGACCGCATTTTACAGCGATTTAAAAGATTTCATCTATCAATATAAAACAGGGGCATCTACCAATACATGGGCCAATATCGATGCGCGTATTGTCGGATTGGATCTGCAAGCTGATTACATGCTGAACAATGAATGGCGTATCGAATCGGGTGCCGCCTATCAGAAAGGGACCAAAAAAGATCCGAATGTTCTAGGACAAAACGATAACGATTTAGCTGAGATTCCTCCGATGAAGGGTCGTGTCGCTCTTGTATTCGACAACTCTGCGGACTATGCTATGGCTGAAGTTATCGGAGCACGCTTTCAAACCATTGACAGCGATAACGGGGAACAGGAAGTTGCGGGATATGGAATCCTAAATCTCAAATACGGGCACGATTTCCAAAACGGCTTCTCGTTGATGGCCGGGGTCAATAACTTCTTTGACCGTACCTATGCCGTTAATAACGGATACATCGGCAACGAACTAATCACCGGAGACGGTATTGACCCGCTCGTTCTCAATGAACCGGGACGTAATTTCTACGCAACCCTAAGCTACAAATTCTAATCCTAGAGTGTTTCGTCAATTCCCGCACCCTGCGGGAACTATACTCTATTCTCCAAAAACCATCCGAAGCCGAACATCAAACCCGGTGTTTTGGCTTTGGTCTCATCCAATACAAATTTTTTCACTTCGCTAAGCGGAATTTCAACCACTTCAATCGATTCGACATCGACACCGCCACCCTCGCTGACCCTCATGGATTCATTGACGCGAGCGACATATAGAGTCTGTACCGATCCGGCAAAGCCTACTGCCGTATAAAACGATGTTACCCGTTTTATTTCTTCCAGCGGCACATGGTACCCGCATTCTTCGAGTATTTCTTCATGTGCAATTTCGACAAGGGATTTATCTTTGTCAACGATCCCCGCGCATAATTCATACGTATAGCCGTCATTATTTTTAAGATATACAGGAGGACGAAACTGTTTGACAACAACCAGTGATTGACGCTCTTCATGATACAAAATAATAGCGACGCTGTCGTGCACTTCCACCATATCCCAAACCTTGGAAACACCCTCCTGAGAGTAATGTATCCGTTTGGGTTTCACAAAATCGGAATGTACACACGCCCCGACAGTGACATTATTAATCATGGCTCTTCTTTAAAAAGGCTTCGGTTTAAAGGTATCGGGATCCACATAATAGGTCTCGTGGAAATCGAAATACGGCTTCCGGACAGGTTTAGCCGCAAGTGCCTTTTTAAATATTTTATTCATCTTATCCCGTATGGCGATAAAAATTTTGCGCTCTTTTCCGCTAAATCCTTCCGTCGTCTTTTTCATAACGCTAAGGGGATTGATCGCCGTACTTCCCGAATACATCCCGAAATGCAGATGCGGGCCTGAGGACAGCCCTGAATTTCCGACATATCCGATCACTTCTCCTTGCTTAACTTTTGAGCCGTTATGGATGCCGCTTCGAAACGATTTTTGGTGTGCATACAAACTTGTTAGGCCGTTAGAGTGCCGAATCTTAATTGTTTTTCCGTATCCTCGGGACGATCCGACAAAACTGATGCGTCCGTCCCCCGTCGCCAATATCGGCGTTCCCGGACGCGCTCCGAAATCGACTCCCAAATGGGCACGGTAACGGTGCAGTATCGGATGAAACCTGCTTTTCGTAAAACCGGAAGTGATTCGGGGATTTTTAATCGGAATTTTAAATAAAAACTTCTCGTACTGCGCCCCTTTTTCATCATAGAAACGGCCGTCCTTATGACGGTATACGGTCACTTTTTTTCCATTAATTCCGACCATGGCACCATGAACTTCCGGCATTGAAAAAGGTTTCCCCAAACGGTATTTTTGGGTATAGACAATGATAATCGGATCACCTTCGCGAAAGCCTTTTCGAAAATCGACTTTACCTTTAAACATTTTGACAAAAACGGAAGCAAGGTTTTTAGAACCTGTTGCCTTTAATATGTCATCATACGGAAGACTTTTTATCGGAAGGTAAAGTGTCTCGGTATACTCTTCACTCACGATAGGTGTTACTTTCATGGCGTAACGATTTTTCTTCGTTAGATAAATTTGAAGTTGAAGTTCATCATTGACGGGAATAAGGATTTGACGGATGATATTTTTTTCATTCACCACCATCTGGCAATTAGCACTGTAAGGTATGTCTTCGGTCAGAGTTTGATCGTCTTTATCAAGATTGTAATAGAGTGAAAGGGGCAGTTTTTTCCTCTCTAGAAAAGTAAGAAAACTTTCGCCGTTATTCCATTTAAAGGGTTTTACAGAGCCGCCGAAAAGGAGAAGGGGCAATACTAACAATATAAAAAGGCGGCCCATTCTCATCCTTGGTCAAAATACGCATTGCAAATGCAAAAAAGAATTAAATAATAGCAAAAATTCCATTTACAAAGTGGTGTTTGGCTATAATCAACCCTACTTACTTTACCAAAAGGTTACCATGATGCGCATCTGGCTTATTACTCTTATTACCTGCAGCGTCTTAAACGCTTCGCCCATTACTGCGCCCCTACTCGATATCGAGCAAAACCGGGCATCCATCATCGCTGAAAATTTACAGGTAGGGATGAGCGGGTTTATCGTTAGACAATTTGATACCGACCATAGCACTATCATTGCCAATGCACGTGTTGAACAAACCAATCCGGCGAATAACCGCACTATACTCACCATCAGTCAATATGACGGTCTGCATCAAGATGCTCTTCCCGGCGGCAACTGGACTCCGAAACCGTCCGATATTGCGGTATTGGCGTATGATTATGAACGGGCGCTGCTTATAGCACCGAATGACGATACCTATGACGCGATCACCAAAAGTATCTCCGGCGTTGAATGGGTACATCCCGATAATTACGCATCGTTTCTCTCTTACGAAGGACATCAAACTCCTTTGGTAGACGATTTTAAAAGCTACTGTACGGCCAATTCGGTAGGACTGCTCTATATCCAAAGCGCAGAGAACCTTTTTACCCTCGATTGCAAAAGCTTTACCGTTCTTCAGACAACCCCTTTTGCAGCGGTTTCAGAAAAAAAACAAACCCCTTTTTATACCCGTATACCGACTATCCGAGCCGCATGGTGGGGTGAGGGAAGCTCAAGTTTGGACAGCTATGAACCCTATTATCTTGATATCATCGCTTTAAACAATTCAAAAAGCAAAGAGCTATATGAACTGTACAAAGGGAAATTTAGTAAAGAAAGTGCACTATTGCGCTATTTCGAGACGAAGGAATAAGCAATGCTGAGCACTCACGCATTAGATTTTTTTACAACTTTACTGGGCAAAGAGAACGTTTACAGTGACAAAGCCCACCTCATCGCCTACAGCTACGATGCGACACGTGAGCGTTTTGAGCCAGAAGCGGTACTGTTTCCCCGCCATGAGCAAGACGTCAGCGATATCTTAAAATACTGCAATGAACACAAAATCGTCATCGTTCCGCGCGGAGCGGGCAGCGGCTTTACCGGCGGAGCTCTTCCGGCCAACGGCGGAATCGTACTGGCGTTTGAAAAACATATGAACAAAATCCTGGAAATCGATATGCAAAACATGGTTGCCGTCGTCCAACCGGGCGTTGTCAATATGGAACTGCAACGTGCTGTCGAAGAGGTAGGGCTCTTTTATCCGCCTGACCCGGCAAGTCAGGAATACTCCACCATCGGCGGCAACGTCAATGAAAACGCCGGCGGTATGCGGGCGGCTAAATACGGCATTACTAAAGATTACGTCATGGCGATCCGTGCAGTACTTCCCAACGGTGATATTATCAAAGCGGGGAAAAAGACGATCAAAGACGTCGCGGGGTACAATATCGCTGGCATCCTCATCGCTTCAGAAGGAACGCTTGCCGTTACGACCGAAGTGACTCTAAAACTCCTCTCCAAACCGAAAATGACCAAAACAGCCATGGGAATATTCCCGACCGTACATTCGGCTATGGAAGCGGTCTATAAAACGATGGCAAGCGGTGTTACCCCAGTCGCGATGGAGTTTTTGGATAACCTCACCATCCGTGCAGTCGAGCAAACGTACCATAAAGGGCTTCCGGTGGAAGCCGGGGCAATCCTCGTCACCGATGTCGACGGGAACCTCGAAGAGGATCTTGATTTTCAACTTGACGTTATCGGACGCGTTTTCCGTGAAAACGGATGCAGCGATTTTCACATCGCCCAAAACAAACAGGAAGCGTCCGATTTGTGGTTTGCCCGCCGAAACGCCAGCCAGTCGCTTTCGGTCTACGGTAGTAAAAAACTCAACGAAGACGTTACCGTACCGCGTTCCGCGCTTCCGGCACTGCTGGATCAGTTTTACAAAATCGCCGACAAATACAATATCAAAATCCCCTGCTTCGGCCACACGGGTGACGGTAACGTCCACACTAACGTCATGGTAGACGGCAAAGACCCTGAACAGGTCAAAATCGGCTACAAAGCGATCGAAGAGGTCTTTCAAGCAACGATCGATCTGGGCGGAACACTCAGCGGAGAACACGGTATCGGTCTGGCGAAAGCACCGTACATGGGGATGGCATTCACACCTGAAGAGATGGCGCTGTTTCAATCAATCAAGCGGGCGTTTGATCCTAATAACATCCTTAATCCGTCCAAAATGGGTCTTGAATAGGTGATGAAACTCAAAGCGTTGCTGCGTCACATCCGGCTTTTTTTCCTGATGCTTTTTGATCGGGAAATCACCGTCTATGCTTCAAGCCTCAGCTTTTACACCATTTTTACCGTCGTACCGCTTTTGATCATCTCTCTTAGTCTGATAGCCAATGTCCCGGTATTTGAAGAGCAGTACGCCAAAATCCAAATCTTTATTTTTGAAAACATGATGCCCGTTCAAACCGCCGCAGTTGCGGGCTATCTCGAATCCTTTTTCCAAAATTCGGTACAGCTTGGGGTCATCGGTTTTACGACGATGATCGTCTCGTCTTTGCTCTTTTTCCAAAATTTCGAGCATATCGTCAGTAAAATTTTCAAAGTGCCCAAAAGAGGTCTTTGGGATGCTATTACCACGTACTGGACCCTCATTACCCTTACGCCGATCGTCCTTATCGCCTCCATGAGTTTAAACGCTTATTTGGTCTCTCATGTCAGCGGAGCGGCACTCCATGCCCTCTCTATTTTCCCTTTTTTGCTGCTGTGGGGAATCTTTTTCGTCATCTATCATATTGCGGTCAATGCCGATGTTTCCCCAAAAGCCGCCGCTATAAGCTCTTTTATCGTTGCCGTCGTTTGGGGAATAGCTAAAAACAGCTTTATCCAATACGTCTTCTACAACAAAACCTACGCCACCATGTACGGATCATTCTCCGCCCTCATCTTTTTCTTTTTGTGGATTTATGTTTCATGGATTATCGTCATCTACGGAATGAAACTATGCTATCTGATAAACCGCGCTGCCCAGCGTGGTGAGTCCCAAAGCGCCTAGCGCCCAAAAAGCCTCTTTTCGTCTCATCGCTATCAACGCCAAGACAATACTTCCGATACCGATCCCTATCGGTACCGTTACCTTATTGACCGCTCCCGCTTCGAACATTCCGACAAGATACGGATCAAAAAGATTTCCCCACGGTGTCAGATGCAATGCCAAAACAGCAGGATAGTAGAGGTTAAACACAAGGGCCAGCAGAATTGATCCGATATGCCACCAACCGAAGGTTCCGAAAATAGAAAGGGAAATCGGTAAAAGAACGAGATAACACCAGATGTGAAGCGCCAGAAATATCTGCCACGGCTTCCAATGCTCATAATAGCGGACAAAAATAAAAATCGATAACACCCCAAACGTCGAAAACCAGAATCCGAGAGAGAACAATAGTTTCGGGAAAAAAGCAAGCAATACCCCGACGGTAATCAGCAGTGTTTGCAGCGATACGATCTTTATCCCCCGATCATAAAGCCAATACCCGACAGCGATCATCCCGAAAGCCCGCACCATCGGCGGAATAAACTCCAGTGCCCATAAATACAAAAACAAGATTCCCAATACGATAAAAAATAGATCGCGATTGCCGTGACGGTAAGGGAAATAGCGGTTTTGAAGCCACCGATAGGGACGCCGGAGCAGAAAATAGGCAATCAGCGAAATAATCCCGTAATGATAGCCGCTGATGGATAGAATATGGCTCAGCCCCATTGCCCCTACCAGTGTTTGAAACTCTTGCGACATGGGGGTAGCGACGAACAGCGCTCCGTAGAGTTCCTTCATCCACGGATCATCGTGTGCAAGCGCAATACGGCGATACCACTGCTCTTTGAGACTCAGCTGCGGATACACCTCCATAATCACGCCGCGTGTACGAAACCCTTTGAGATAATCTAGAAAAGTCACTTTTGCGACCTGAAGCTCGATCGATACATTGCGTCCGCGCAGATCACGCAGATAGGGAGACATAGCACATCGGACAGTCGCGCCGTTTTCGAGCCGAAGCTTCATCGAGGTTTTAGGAATCTCACCGATAAGACGTACTTCTTGATCGATGACCTCGGCTCGAACCAACGGATCATCAAATGTTTTAAGTTTTTTAAACTGATAATATTCATAGGATAAAGAGAGTGAGAAGATAAAAAGGAGAAACAGAACAAAGAGCGAGCCGCTTTTGAAATCGAAGAGATCAACACGCTCCAGTTTTGACATTTAAAATGGAATTATTGGCATTGAAATTTTCTCAACATTCTCATCATCAAGGTTCATAACAGCTGGTTTCATATCGATGCTTTCATAGACGATTTGCGCCGCACCGAATGTCGGTCGATCGACGAAACGGGTGAATTTTTTCTGGAACATCAGCTTCACGTGCCCCGTCGGACCGTTACGCTGTTTTCCGATAATGATCTCCGCCTCTTCTTCTTCCTTTTCGACGTATTTGGAAATAAACTCTTTTCCCGCACTTATCGCCTCTTTC contains:
- a CDS encoding YihY/virulence factor BrkB family protein, which produces MKLKALLRHIRLFFLMLFDREITVYASSLSFYTIFTVVPLLIISLSLIANVPVFEEQYAKIQIFIFENMMPVQTAAVAGYLESFFQNSVQLGVIGFTTMIVSSLLFFQNFEHIVSKIFKVPKRGLWDAITTYWTLITLTPIVLIASMSLNAYLVSHVSGAALHALSIFPFLLLWGIFFVIYHIAVNADVSPKAAAISSFIVAVVWGIAKNSFIQYVFYNKTYATMYGSFSALIFFFLWIYVSWIIVIYGMKLCYLINRAAQRGESQSA
- a CDS encoding ComEC/Rec2 family competence protein; the protein is MSKLERVDLFDFKSGSLFVLFLLFIFSLSLSYEYYQFKKLKTFDDPLVRAEVIDQEVRLIGEIPKTSMKLRLENGATVRCAMSPYLRDLRGRNVSIELQVAKVTFLDYLKGFRTRGVIMEVYPQLSLKEQWYRRIALAHDDPWMKELYGALFVATPMSQEFQTLVGAMGLSHILSISGYHYGIISLIAYFLLRRPYRWLQNRYFPYRHGNRDLFFIVLGILFLYLWALEFIPPMVRAFGMIAVGYWLYDRGIKIVSLQTLLITVGVLLAFFPKLLFSLGFWFSTFGVLSIFIFVRYYEHWKPWQIFLALHIWCYLVLLPISLSIFGTFGWWHIGSILLALVFNLYYPAVLALHLTPWGNLFDPYLVGMFEAGAVNKVTVPIGIGIGSIVLALIAMRRKEAFWALGALGLTTLGSAVYQIA
- a CDS encoding FAD-linked oxidase C-terminal domain-containing protein, giving the protein MLSTHALDFFTTLLGKENVYSDKAHLIAYSYDATRERFEPEAVLFPRHEQDVSDILKYCNEHKIVIVPRGAGSGFTGGALPANGGIVLAFEKHMNKILEIDMQNMVAVVQPGVVNMELQRAVEEVGLFYPPDPASQEYSTIGGNVNENAGGMRAAKYGITKDYVMAIRAVLPNGDIIKAGKKTIKDVAGYNIAGILIASEGTLAVTTEVTLKLLSKPKMTKTAMGIFPTVHSAMEAVYKTMASGVTPVAMEFLDNLTIRAVEQTYHKGLPVEAGAILVTDVDGNLEEDLDFQLDVIGRVFRENGCSDFHIAQNKQEASDLWFARRNASQSLSVYGSKKLNEDVTVPRSALPALLDQFYKIADKYNIKIPCFGHTGDGNVHTNVMVDGKDPEQVKIGYKAIEEVFQATIDLGGTLSGEHGIGLAKAPYMGMAFTPEEMALFQSIKRAFDPNNILNPSKMGLE
- a CDS encoding TonB-dependent receptor; its protein translation is MKKITLLSLAAIAALATEPVTIQKITVEAQAPKADGKNVAADEMVKFSRQSDLGEMLSNTLPEVNLVRNSGVGNDIIVRGFRKDNINVTIDDAKVCGACPNRMDPPAMHVSSSQIANVEVQEGPFDVTQFGSLGGRINVVTKDPAKGIHGEISATAGSYDYRKLSTVLEGGNDSVQALVGFSRETSGQYKDGNGRTLTEQTDLLATMAAQKYADAYKDMDAYDRNSFWTKIVGNIGSNQKLTLSYFGDRADDVLYPRYKMDAQKDDTDMFNVKYQLFNLSDFSDELKIEGYRSKVEHVMGTDFRKGATTPAATMVAPVDATIKGASIENTLTLAGTKVSVGVDGSVRNWDGTKGSKMNPSRFILLPDVDTKNIALYAKASKSIGKYDLSAGARYDDTTIDPKQSLASHDAVNAAYLNGIEDRDYNNVSANILAKYHYTNNTNVFMGLGQSIRVPDAKELYWVTVNTTGTANINSAINGGNDNLKATKNREIDLGAEHTAGNFHVKGTAFYSDLKDFIYQYKTGASTNTWANIDARIVGLDLQADYMLNNEWRIESGAAYQKGTKKDPNVLGQNDNDLAEIPPMKGRVALVFDNSADYAMAEVIGARFQTIDSDNGEQEVAGYGILNLKYGHDFQNGFSLMAGVNNFFDRTYAVNNGYIGNELITGDGIDPLVLNEPGRNFYATLSYKF
- a CDS encoding agmatine deiminase family protein, with amino-acid sequence MRYFPAEFEPQSFVQLIFPHPQSDWAPYLEEARACFVNIATAVARYQPCLIVCDDVDLVKGYFSSHENLIFVPYQTNDTWARDCSVLSVIDEDEGEPLLLDFTFTGWGGKFDASRDNEMSSSISHVYGAPMEKIDLILEGGGVETNANGSLLTTAECLLNPNRNPHLDKKGMENELKKHFGVEQILWLNHGYLAGDDTDSHIDTLARFIDTDTIMYVKCDDKNDEHYEALKKMEEELKVLRDIDGEPFNLIALPMCSPVFYDDERLPATYANFLIINDAVLLPVYNDPHDAEAIAICREAFKGRDIIPIDCSVLIRQHGSLHCVTMQFPEDISLRID
- a CDS encoding peptidoglycan DD-metalloendopeptidase family protein; this encodes MGRLFILLVLPLLLFGGSVKPFKWNNGESFLTFLERKKLPLSLYYNLDKDDQTLTEDIPYSANCQMVVNEKNIIRQILIPVNDELQLQIYLTKKNRYAMKVTPIVSEEYTETLYLPIKSLPYDDILKATGSKNLASVFVKMFKGKVDFRKGFREGDPIIIVYTQKYRLGKPFSMPEVHGAMVGINGKKVTVYRHKDGRFYDEKGAQYEKFLFKIPIKNPRITSGFTKSRFHPILHRYRAHLGVDFGARPGTPILATGDGRISFVGSSRGYGKTIKIRHSNGLTSLYAHQKSFRSGIHNGSKVKQGEVIGYVGNSGLSSGPHLHFGMYSGSTAINPLSVMKKTTEGFSGKERKIFIAIRDKMNKIFKKALAAKPVRKPYFDFHETYYVDPDTFKPKPF
- a CDS encoding NUDIX domain-containing protein is translated as MINNVTVGACVHSDFVKPKRIHYSQEGVSKVWDMVEVHDSVAIILYHEERQSLVVVKQFRPPVYLKNNDGYTYELCAGIVDKDKSLVEIAHEEILEECGYHVPLEEIKRVTSFYTAVGFAGSVQTLYVARVNESMRVSEGGGVDVESIEVVEIPLSEVKKFVLDETKAKTPGLMFGFGWFLENRV
- a CDS encoding alanine racemase — encoded protein: MGTIKLSRKALIHNLDIIAHQVGGKDKIAVVLKDNAYGHGAVLIAQTASEYGVKQAVVRLEREAEEIVRYFDNVLILGQKPTQVHPHFSYAINSLEEIAQYPSGARVELKIDTGMHRNGVFPEQLEEAFEKIAQRGLICVGLMSHFRAADTLSSEWFWQRKIFDATKIRASALAKKYGWSLRFHISNSAGAFRSAECSDDMVRVGIALYGCLEMDKTLEQPELQSVLSLWGDKIATRVLKAGERVGYNGIYEAQSDEVISTYDLGYANGLDRLASNRYVTPEGIELRGRISMDSASFAGDAEQLMIFDNANDYARIVGTIGYEILACLDKDLKREWID
- a CDS encoding plasminogen-binding N-terminal domain-containing protein yields the protein MMRIWLITLITCSVLNASPITAPLLDIEQNRASIIAENLQVGMSGFIVRQFDTDHSTIIANARVEQTNPANNRTILTISQYDGLHQDALPGGNWTPKPSDIAVLAYDYERALLIAPNDDTYDAITKSISGVEWVHPDNYASFLSYEGHQTPLVDDFKSYCTANSVGLLYIQSAENLFTLDCKSFTVLQTTPFAAVSEKKQTPFYTRIPTIRAAWWGEGSSSLDSYEPYYLDIIALNNSKSKELYELYKGKFSKESALLRYFETKE